One stretch of Novosphingobium pentaromativorans US6-1 DNA includes these proteins:
- a CDS encoding alpha/beta fold hydrolase, giving the protein MSRYRAELVRQASSITGASGLPAPPDKFGPLAPFGGVRPPAPSWFRSALEAEPERLRVGPYDAETLVWGEIGRQGILLVHGAGGHALWWAGIASQLGADYRVAAVTVTGLGGGDSLDVYSSAMQTEELLAASEAAGLGASGRRPLLVAHSFGGIVSSAVLQRAPDAFDGMILVDSAVRSAMHEISVQPRSAPRTYSDLAAALARFRLKPAQDCGNLFLLDHVARASLKKQADGWSWRFDPRFLHKAALDDAWPLLAAPPCPIACIYGERSSLMTAERIAMQKSHMPAGTPFICIPEAGHHLMLDQPLAFLAALQDLVGNWPPNADEC; this is encoded by the coding sequence TTGAGCCGGTATCGGGCCGAATTGGTGCGTCAGGCATCTTCCATCACAGGTGCAAGCGGCCTGCCTGCTCCTCCGGACAAATTCGGCCCGCTGGCCCCCTTCGGCGGCGTTCGCCCTCCGGCACCGTCCTGGTTCAGATCGGCTCTCGAAGCCGAACCCGAGAGGCTGCGAGTCGGACCGTACGATGCCGAAACACTGGTGTGGGGTGAGATCGGCCGCCAGGGGATCCTGCTCGTCCACGGTGCCGGTGGCCACGCGCTTTGGTGGGCAGGAATCGCCAGCCAGCTTGGAGCAGATTACCGGGTGGCTGCCGTCACGGTAACGGGGCTCGGCGGCGGCGATTCGCTGGACGTTTATTCAAGCGCAATGCAAACCGAGGAACTGCTCGCGGCATCTGAAGCGGCTGGCCTTGGCGCATCCGGCAGGCGCCCCCTTCTGGTCGCTCATAGCTTTGGCGGCATTGTTTCGAGCGCTGTGCTCCAACGTGCGCCCGATGCATTCGACGGCATGATCCTGGTCGATTCAGCGGTCAGGAGCGCAATGCACGAGATATCCGTCCAGCCCAGATCTGCGCCGCGAACCTATTCCGATCTTGCGGCGGCACTGGCCCGGTTTCGGCTGAAACCCGCGCAAGACTGCGGCAATCTGTTCCTGCTCGACCATGTGGCCCGGGCATCGCTCAAGAAGCAGGCCGATGGTTGGTCCTGGCGTTTCGACCCCCGCTTCCTGCACAAGGCAGCGCTTGACGATGCATGGCCCTTGCTGGCAGCCCCGCCCTGCCCGATCGCCTGCATTTATGGCGAGCGCTCATCGCTGATGACAGCAGAGCGCATTGCGATGCAAAAGAGCCATATGCCTGCCGGCACGCCCTTCATCTGCATACCGGAGGCAGGGCATCATCTGATGCTGGACCAGCCACTCGCCTTTCTGGCTGCCCTCCAGGATCTTGTCGGCAACTGGCCTCCAAATGCCGACGAATGCTAG
- a CDS encoding amidohydrolase family protein, with protein MSRLPFPVYDADNHLYEPEEAFTRYLPARYANDFYFAEVKGRKKLVINGQLSAYIPNPTFEVVAAPGAYETWYRGENKDNLTLREMTGKPIRPPEEWRSGEGRLKTLDKHGIHAAMIFPTLASVIEERLGHKAGVAPALFHSLNQWLDDEWGFAREDRLFSVGMVNLSDVDAAVAEVDYLISRGARAIAIRPAPVPLQVGSTSFGYEQFDPFWARCAEANLLVCLHASDSGYDRITKWWTGGQGEFEAFTRNAFSETMDLLGRPIADSMSALICHGVFKRHPNLRVASVENGSSWLVPLIKRLEMAYGRLPGQFHEHPRDTFERHIFVAPFYEDDLDEVKSVLPVERILFGSDFPHPEGTHEPLDYVKEFDSLTAEEQEKVFSSNLKRLLEGKRD; from the coding sequence ATGAGCAGACTGCCCTTTCCTGTGTATGATGCGGACAATCATCTTTACGAGCCCGAAGAAGCATTTACCCGATATTTGCCGGCTCGCTACGCCAACGATTTCTATTTCGCAGAGGTCAAGGGGCGAAAGAAGCTGGTCATCAACGGCCAGTTGTCAGCCTATATTCCCAACCCCACGTTCGAGGTCGTTGCAGCGCCGGGCGCCTACGAAACCTGGTATCGGGGCGAAAACAAAGACAATTTGACCCTGCGTGAAATGACCGGCAAGCCGATCCGCCCCCCCGAGGAATGGCGCAGCGGCGAAGGGCGACTCAAGACCCTGGACAAGCACGGCATCCACGCCGCCATGATTTTCCCGACACTTGCTTCGGTGATCGAGGAAAGGCTGGGTCATAAGGCCGGCGTGGCGCCCGCCCTTTTCCATTCGCTTAACCAATGGCTTGACGACGAATGGGGATTTGCCCGCGAAGACAGGCTGTTCTCCGTCGGCATGGTCAATCTGTCCGACGTCGACGCCGCCGTTGCCGAAGTCGATTACCTGATCTCGCGGGGCGCGCGCGCAATCGCCATACGACCTGCTCCGGTACCACTGCAGGTCGGCAGCACATCGTTCGGATATGAGCAATTCGACCCCTTCTGGGCACGGTGTGCGGAAGCGAACCTGCTGGTCTGCCTGCATGCGTCTGACAGCGGATACGACAGGATCACGAAATGGTGGACCGGCGGCCAGGGCGAGTTCGAGGCCTTTACCCGCAATGCCTTCTCGGAAACGATGGACTTGCTGGGACGTCCCATCGCGGATTCGATGTCGGCGCTGATCTGCCATGGGGTGTTCAAGCGCCATCCCAATCTTCGGGTCGCCTCTGTCGAAAATGGTTCATCCTGGCTCGTACCTCTGATCAAGAGGCTGGAAATGGCCTACGGGCGCCTGCCAGGCCAATTTCACGAGCATCCGCGCGACACGTTCGAGCGCCACATCTTCGTCGCCCCATTCTACGAGGACGACCTCGACGAAGTGAAATCCGTGCTACCGGTGGAACGCATCCTTTTCGGAAGCGATTTCCCGCACCCTGAGGGAACCCACGAGCCGCTTGACTATGTCAAGGAATTCGACAGCCTTACAGCCGAAGAACAAGAAAAAGTGTTCAGTTCGAACCTGAAGAGACTGCTGGAAGGCAAGCGGGATTGA
- a CDS encoding class I adenylate-forming enzyme family protein — protein MNLADIIPQVLHIDPAANAIEYDERWATYGELAHVSGRISSLLAGMDLAPDTRVGVLLRNQGDLVPVLLSLFSSNLCLATFNASSPDAKLVDDLGRDAVPVLIGTAADIAREPVRAAARDTGAAIIAIEGQTVSLVEKGGASIASKPVAPGIVIEMLSSGTTGTPKRIPLGRKNFEKALMGAMQYEKGRDPDSPPRLRKGVHLQTAPLAHIAGLIGLMNNFLAGRQICLIDKFDLAHFHGAIMRHRPKVVSAPPAALRMIFDANIPKEDFASLAAFRTGTAPLDPDLADAFYDRYAIPVLQNYGATEFAGGVAGWTMDDFKAHWKAKRGSVGRLNKGVEAHAVDPESGQVLPPGEQGLLELRAPNIKDGVEWIRTTDLAVVDEDRFLFLRGRHDGVIVRGGFKIMPDDIVKAMQSHPAVREAAVVGIKDRRLGEVPVAGWLARTGAELPEEDAFRSWLKERLLPYQVPVRIRRLDEFPRTPSLKVDQPALREILAGEVSG, from the coding sequence ATGAACCTTGCAGATATCATACCACAGGTATTGCATATCGATCCAGCGGCCAACGCGATCGAATATGATGAACGCTGGGCGACCTATGGTGAACTAGCGCATGTCAGCGGTCGGATCAGCTCGCTTCTCGCTGGCATGGACCTTGCTCCGGATACGAGGGTGGGCGTTCTGTTGCGCAATCAGGGCGATCTGGTCCCGGTGCTGCTCAGTTTGTTCTCGTCCAACCTGTGCCTGGCCACTTTCAATGCATCTTCGCCCGATGCAAAGCTGGTCGACGATCTCGGCAGGGATGCCGTACCCGTATTGATCGGCACGGCGGCCGACATCGCGCGCGAGCCAGTGCGTGCTGCGGCGCGTGATACCGGAGCCGCAATCATTGCGATTGAGGGCCAGACGGTCAGTCTCGTTGAAAAGGGCGGAGCCAGCATCGCGTCCAAGCCGGTCGCGCCCGGCATTGTCATCGAAATGCTATCCAGCGGGACAACCGGCACGCCCAAGCGCATTCCCCTCGGCAGGAAGAATTTCGAAAAGGCGCTGATGGGTGCCATGCAGTACGAAAAGGGGCGCGATCCGGATTCGCCTCCTCGACTGCGCAAGGGCGTACATCTGCAGACGGCACCGCTTGCGCACATCGCGGGGCTCATCGGGTTGATGAACAATTTCCTTGCCGGTCGCCAGATCTGCCTGATCGACAAGTTCGACCTTGCGCATTTTCATGGCGCGATCATGCGGCACAGGCCCAAGGTGGTCAGTGCGCCGCCCGCAGCGCTACGCATGATCTTCGATGCGAATATTCCCAAGGAGGACTTCGCCAGCCTTGCGGCCTTCCGCACCGGCACCGCGCCGCTCGATCCCGATCTGGCCGATGCATTTTACGATCGTTATGCAATCCCAGTGCTCCAGAACTATGGTGCGACCGAGTTCGCGGGCGGGGTTGCCGGTTGGACGATGGACGATTTCAAGGCCCACTGGAAAGCCAAGCGCGGAAGCGTGGGACGCTTGAACAAGGGCGTCGAGGCGCATGCTGTCGACCCTGAGAGCGGACAGGTCCTGCCGCCGGGCGAGCAAGGCTTGCTCGAATTGCGCGCGCCGAACATCAAGGATGGGGTCGAGTGGATCCGCACGACCGATCTGGCGGTAGTGGATGAAGATCGGTTCCTTTTTCTGCGAGGGCGGCACGACGGCGTGATCGTGCGCGGCGGGTTCAAGATCATGCCGGACGATATTGTCAAGGCGATGCAGTCGCATCCCGCGGTGCGCGAGGCGGCGGTCGTAGGTATCAAGGATCGCCGGTTGGGCGAAGTGCCGGTGGCCGGATGGCTGGCGCGTACCGGCGCGGAGCTTCCAGAGGAGGACGCCTTTCGCAGCTGGCTCAAGGAGCGGCTGCTCCCTTATCAGGTGCCCGTTCGGATCAGGCGCCTGGACGAGTTTCCGCGCACGCCCTCGCTGAAGGTGGATCAGCCCGCACTGCGCGAGATTCTGGCGGGCGAGGTTTCGGGATGA
- a CDS encoding AMP-binding protein: MNNPTQAPSVHPSHWAMSHPDMTAVISVESGEELTYAALETATRRDAQLLRSLGLKRGDTFALWSRNNARVLEINLALQRSGLYMVPLPVRLKKAEAAYIVGDSAAQVLIVDASIAEAVALAKDIEALCPNVRHVYCLYDDVDGIERWETASAAMPDAMIDDPSTGAPMVYSSGTTGRPKGVRHPLPEGPFDEEHAYAKLHGNRYSVEPGSIFLLSSPLYHAGPLAFALAELRNGGTVLLFDKFDAEKVLAAIDRYKVKRAQFVPTMLIRMLKLPEAVRESYDHSSLEAVIHSAAPCPIDAKRAAIEWLGPILHEIYGGSENAGSTLIDSHEWLRKPGSVGRPMVGKFHICGEDGRELPVGESGAIYFSGGKTFEYLNDPEKSKDARHPDNPGWLTFGDIGYVDEDGYLYLTDRKSFMIISGGVNIYPQETENLLIMHPGVADAAVFGVPDPDMGEQVKAVVQPADWTNANEDFAKELTDYCLASLAPHKCPRSIDFERALPRDATGKLFKRELRKRYLENSE; encoded by the coding sequence ATGAACAATCCTACGCAAGCACCGAGTGTCCATCCCAGCCACTGGGCGATGTCCCACCCCGACATGACGGCTGTGATCAGCGTCGAGAGCGGCGAGGAACTGACTTACGCCGCTCTGGAGACGGCTACCAGACGGGATGCCCAATTGCTTCGCTCGCTGGGCCTCAAGCGGGGAGACACCTTTGCGCTGTGGTCGCGCAACAATGCGCGGGTGTTGGAAATCAACCTCGCATTGCAGCGCTCCGGGCTTTACATGGTGCCATTGCCGGTGCGCCTGAAGAAGGCCGAGGCTGCCTATATCGTGGGCGACAGTGCGGCGCAGGTCCTGATTGTGGACGCCTCGATAGCCGAAGCTGTCGCGCTCGCTAAGGATATCGAGGCACTTTGCCCCAATGTCCGCCATGTCTATTGTCTCTATGACGATGTCGACGGGATCGAGCGCTGGGAAACGGCAAGCGCGGCAATGCCCGATGCGATGATTGACGATCCCTCGACCGGCGCGCCGATGGTCTATTCATCGGGCACGACAGGGCGGCCCAAGGGGGTGCGTCACCCATTGCCGGAAGGCCCGTTTGACGAAGAACATGCTTATGCCAAGCTGCACGGCAACCGCTATTCGGTCGAGCCGGGATCGATTTTTCTTCTGTCCTCGCCGCTCTATCATGCCGGGCCACTGGCCTTTGCACTTGCGGAGCTGAGGAATGGCGGCACCGTCTTGCTGTTCGACAAGTTCGACGCGGAAAAGGTGCTGGCGGCGATCGACCGCTACAAGGTCAAGCGCGCGCAATTTGTGCCCACCATGCTGATCCGCATGCTCAAATTGCCCGAGGCCGTGCGCGAAAGCTATGACCACTCGTCGTTGGAGGCGGTGATTCACTCGGCGGCGCCCTGTCCGATCGATGCCAAGCGCGCCGCGATCGAATGGCTGGGACCGATCCTGCATGAGATCTATGGTGGATCGGAAAATGCCGGATCGACGCTGATCGACAGCCATGAATGGTTACGCAAGCCGGGCTCGGTCGGCAGGCCGATGGTCGGAAAGTTCCATATCTGCGGGGAGGATGGCCGCGAATTGCCGGTTGGCGAAAGCGGAGCGATCTATTTCTCCGGCGGAAAGACGTTCGAGTATCTGAACGATCCGGAAAAATCGAAGGATGCGCGCCATCCAGACAATCCCGGTTGGCTCACCTTCGGCGATATCGGCTATGTCGATGAAGACGGCTATCTCTACCTGACGGATCGCAAGAGTTTCATGATTATATCCGGCGGTGTGAACATCTATCCGCAGGAGACCGAGAACCTCCTGATCATGCATCCCGGCGTCGCGGATGCCGCCGTTTTCGGAGTGCCCGATCCCGATATGGGGGAGCAGGTCAAGGCAGTGGTCCAGCCTGCCGACTGGACCAATGCGAACGAGGACTTCGCAAAGGAGCTCACGGATTATTGCCTCGCATCGCTGGCACCCCACAAGTGCCCGCGCTCGATCGATTTCGAGCGGGCCCTCCCGCGCGATGCCACGGGGAAATTGTTCAAGCGTGAGCTGCGCAAACGATATCTGGAAAATTCCGAATAG
- a CDS encoding aldehyde dehydrogenase family protein, translated as MYTYREFYIGGQWTKPEGAGTLDVIRPSDEQVCGTIALASDVDVDKAVAAARRAFDSYSQTSREERMALLDRVIAEYQKRLPDLAKAVTEEMGAPAWLAQKAQATLALAHLTTARKVLETYAFEESMGTTQVVKEPIGVCGFITPWNWPLNQIACKVAPALATGCTMVLKPSEVAPFSAAIFAEIMDAAGVPAGVFNMINGDGPGAGAALSAHPDVDMISFTGSTRAGIEIARAAAPTIKRVHQELGGKSPNIVLDDADIQSAVASGVSTMMLNSGQSCNAPTRMLVPHGRMDEVKAIAKATAEAFTVGDPNGDVKMGPVVSEVQWNKIQGLIQAGIEEGATLVTGGTGRPDGLDAGYYVKPTVFADVTNDMRIAREEIFGPVLVVIGYGDEDEAVRIANDTPYGLAAYVQGTDIDNVRKVASRLRAGQVVLNGSGTDFGAPFGGYKQSGNGREWGAHAFGEFLETKAVLGYAQAAE; from the coding sequence ATGTACACCTACCGCGAATTCTACATCGGCGGTCAATGGACAAAACCGGAGGGGGCCGGGACGCTGGACGTAATCCGTCCTTCCGACGAACAGGTCTGCGGCACGATCGCGCTGGCCAGCGACGTGGACGTCGACAAGGCCGTTGCAGCAGCGCGACGCGCGTTCGACAGTTACTCGCAAACCAGCCGCGAGGAGCGTATGGCGCTCCTGGACCGGGTGATCGCCGAATATCAGAAGCGCTTGCCGGATCTGGCGAAGGCTGTGACCGAAGAGATGGGCGCGCCTGCCTGGCTCGCGCAGAAGGCGCAGGCCACGCTCGCGCTTGCCCATCTGACCACCGCGCGCAAGGTGCTCGAAACCTACGCGTTCGAGGAAAGCATGGGCACGACGCAAGTGGTGAAGGAGCCGATCGGCGTTTGCGGTTTCATCACGCCGTGGAACTGGCCGCTCAACCAGATTGCGTGCAAGGTCGCCCCGGCGCTGGCCACGGGTTGCACGATGGTGCTCAAGCCGTCGGAAGTCGCGCCTTTCTCCGCTGCGATCTTTGCTGAGATCATGGACGCTGCGGGCGTTCCTGCAGGTGTATTCAACATGATCAATGGCGATGGCCCCGGTGCCGGCGCGGCGTTGAGCGCGCACCCGGACGTCGACATGATTTCCTTCACCGGATCGACCCGGGCAGGGATCGAGATTGCGCGCGCTGCCGCGCCTACGATCAAGCGCGTGCATCAGGAGCTGGGAGGGAAATCCCCCAATATCGTGCTGGACGATGCGGATATTCAGAGTGCCGTCGCCAGTGGCGTGAGCACGATGATGCTGAATTCGGGCCAATCGTGCAACGCGCCTACGCGGATGCTGGTGCCGCATGGCCGAATGGACGAGGTCAAGGCCATAGCCAAGGCAACGGCGGAGGCGTTTACCGTCGGTGATCCCAATGGCGATGTGAAGATGGGGCCGGTCGTCTCCGAAGTGCAGTGGAACAAGATCCAGGGCCTGATCCAGGCCGGCATCGAGGAAGGGGCAACGTTGGTCACAGGCGGTACCGGTCGGCCTGACGGCCTTGACGCGGGCTACTATGTGAAACCCACTGTCTTTGCAGATGTCACCAACGACATGCGGATCGCGCGTGAAGAGATTTTCGGCCCGGTGCTGGTCGTGATCGGTTACGGGGACGAGGACGAGGCGGTCCGGATAGCCAATGATACGCCTTATGGCCTGGCTGCCTATGTCCAGGGAACGGATATCGACAATGTCCGCAAGGTCGCGTCGCGACTGCGCGCGGGCCAGGTCGTCCTCAATGGCAGCGGTACGGATTTCGGTGCCCCCTTCGGAGGCTACAAGCAATCGGGTAACGGCCGCGAATGGGGCGCACACGCCTTTGGAGAGTTTCTCGAGACCAAAGCGGTGCTGGGGTACGCCCAGGCGGCCGAATAG
- a CDS encoding thiamine pyrophosphate-dependent dehydrogenase E1 component subunit alpha produces the protein MMSASKDTEGRENAGVLDAAKQLEIYRRMTLIMQNDEAARKAIRSGRLMMPYYSPRGQEVIPSAISVNLNADDKICTIYRGTHDMLAKGVPLKQLWAEIAGRVEGTCKGKGGPMHITHPASGAMLTTGIVGSSMPIANGIGWGAKLLGKGQVVVAYFGDGASNIGAFHESLNMASVWKLPVIFVCQNNQFGEHTRYDVATSVDKISKRAAGYSMPGVTVDGNDPFAVHAAAWEAIERAREGGGPTLIECITYRFHGHVFGDDDFYMDPEVKKAAMEADPVPAFRAKLIAGGVASEAELAEMEAGIAAEIEEAIQFALNSERPPVEELVRDVYADDTISASISAGVSR, from the coding sequence ATGATGTCCGCAAGCAAAGATACCGAGGGGCGTGAAAACGCCGGCGTACTGGACGCCGCCAAGCAACTTGAAATCTATCGGCGGATGACGCTGATCATGCAGAATGACGAGGCTGCTCGAAAGGCGATCCGTTCGGGTCGGCTGATGATGCCCTATTATTCGCCGCGCGGTCAGGAAGTCATACCTTCGGCGATTTCGGTGAACCTCAATGCCGATGACAAGATCTGCACGATCTATCGCGGCACGCATGACATGTTGGCCAAGGGGGTGCCGCTCAAGCAGCTCTGGGCGGAAATCGCCGGGCGGGTGGAAGGCACGTGCAAGGGCAAGGGCGGCCCTATGCATATCACGCATCCGGCTTCCGGTGCGATGCTGACCACGGGGATCGTCGGCTCGTCCATGCCGATTGCCAATGGCATCGGATGGGGGGCCAAGCTCTTGGGCAAGGGCCAGGTGGTGGTCGCCTATTTCGGTGACGGCGCTTCCAATATCGGCGCGTTCCACGAATCGCTCAACATGGCGTCAGTATGGAAACTGCCGGTCATTTTCGTGTGTCAGAACAATCAGTTCGGTGAGCATACTCGTTATGACGTCGCGACCTCGGTCGACAAGATCTCGAAGCGCGCGGCAGGTTATTCGATGCCCGGCGTCACTGTTGACGGAAACGATCCGTTCGCAGTCCATGCCGCCGCATGGGAAGCGATCGAACGTGCGCGGGAAGGCGGGGGACCGACCCTGATCGAATGTATCACCTATCGCTTTCACGGCCATGTCTTCGGTGACGACGATTTCTACATGGATCCCGAAGTCAAGAAGGCCGCGATGGAGGCCGATCCTGTCCCTGCCTTCCGTGCGAAGCTGATTGCGGGTGGAGTGGCCAGCGAAGCCGAGCTGGCGGAGATGGAAGCAGGTATCGCCGCCGAAATCGAAGAGGCCATCCAGTTCGCCCTCAATTCGGAACGCCCGCCGGTCGAGGAACTGGTGCGCGATGTCTATGCGGACGACACAATCAGTGCGTCCATCAGTGCGGGAGTGAGCCGATGA
- a CDS encoding alpha-ketoacid dehydrogenase subunit beta codes for MSETVTNQKTRKLGFIQALNEALVEAMEADDKVLVFGEDVADREGGGVVGITRGLSTRFGDDRVKSTPISEQAIIGAAIGASMMGFKPVAEIMLMNFTTVAMDMIVNHAAKLRFMSGGQTGVPITIRMMTGAGLSTAGQHADFLEAWFAHVPGLKVVAPSNPADAKGLLLSCIADPDPCLFIETMRANRTSAEVPEKIAPVPLGKAKVVREGSDVTIISYAEMFVRAQKAADQLAEEGISAELIDLRTISPWDRETVIASVAKTGRAVVAHEAVCAFGVGAEIAAVLMSELFGRLKAPVMRLGAPYAPVPFAKNLEDAYVLSADAIAQAARETMAQA; via the coding sequence ATGAGCGAGACCGTGACGAACCAGAAGACCCGCAAGCTGGGTTTCATCCAGGCGCTGAACGAGGCCCTGGTCGAAGCGATGGAAGCCGACGACAAGGTTCTTGTTTTCGGTGAGGACGTGGCTGACCGCGAAGGCGGCGGCGTCGTGGGGATCACCCGCGGCCTCTCCACCCGGTTCGGCGATGACCGGGTCAAGTCAACTCCGATCTCCGAACAGGCGATTATCGGGGCAGCGATCGGCGCCTCGATGATGGGCTTCAAGCCCGTGGCCGAGATCATGTTGATGAACTTCACCACGGTAGCGATGGACATGATCGTCAACCACGCGGCGAAGCTGCGATTCATGTCGGGTGGACAGACCGGCGTGCCGATCACCATCCGCATGATGACAGGGGCGGGCCTTTCGACCGCCGGGCAGCATGCCGACTTCCTGGAAGCGTGGTTCGCGCACGTGCCCGGGCTGAAAGTCGTGGCGCCGTCAAACCCGGCAGATGCCAAGGGGTTGCTGCTTTCCTGCATTGCCGACCCCGATCCGTGCCTGTTCATCGAGACGATGCGCGCCAACCGTACTTCAGCTGAGGTTCCGGAGAAAATCGCACCGGTGCCGCTGGGCAAGGCCAAGGTTGTGCGCGAGGGCAGCGATGTCACGATCATCAGCTATGCCGAAATGTTCGTCCGTGCGCAGAAGGCCGCCGACCAATTGGCCGAGGAAGGAATCTCGGCAGAGCTGATCGATCTGCGCACGATCTCTCCATGGGATCGTGAAACGGTCATCGCGTCCGTCGCCAAAACCGGTCGTGCGGTCGTCGCCCATGAGGCCGTGTGCGCATTCGGAGTTGGCGCCGAGATCGCCGCCGTGCTGATGAGCGAACTCTTCGGCAGACTGAAGGCACCGGTCATGCGCCTTGGCGCACCCTATGCGCCCGTGCCTTTCGCCAAGAATCTCGAGGACGCTTATGTTCTGAGTGCGGACGCCATTGCCCAGGCCGCACGGGAAACCATGGCGCAGGCGTGA
- a CDS encoding class I adenylate-forming enzyme family protein → MTENSGVAHTVRDILAQDGDARAFHFKGKWYDWRWVNRFIDGLEAEIAKSGVADTESIGVAPRNGPDFAAALLSAIGQERQIVMIYAYQSPEAIAGRIRDLDLALVLLARSDCTDVVLQAAEQCGTAVVALSVEGSELILMGDGKTHHPAPPVAGIELLTSGTTGAPKHFLMTYPQLYRSMITENPTTTVSTTPGLHYYPFGNISGLYQLLPIVAVHRPVQMLDKFRVEDWVDYVATYKPPALGMPTAGYRMLLEAGVEDEPLSSLKYFLTGASALDPNTHDEFVARYGRPILQSYGATEFGGVVAQMTLEDHEKFSGAKVRSVGRPWHGARLRISDPETGAELPAGEIGRIDVISPRMSDDWIETTDLGLIDEDGFLYHHGRLDGAIMRGGFKVVPETISTTLTAHPAIAVAAALGMPDQRLGEVPVIAYEVRPEWAPPSEEELQKFLTDRLPKPSLPVRYLRMDRMPRTPSLKVDLGAVRRAFEAA, encoded by the coding sequence ATGACCGAGAATTCCGGAGTCGCTCACACCGTTCGCGATATACTGGCTCAGGACGGCGACGCCCGCGCCTTTCATTTCAAGGGCAAGTGGTACGATTGGCGCTGGGTCAACCGCTTTATCGACGGGCTGGAAGCGGAGATCGCCAAGAGCGGCGTTGCTGATACCGAGTCGATTGGTGTCGCTCCGCGCAACGGGCCTGATTTTGCGGCGGCTTTGCTCAGTGCGATCGGGCAAGAACGGCAGATCGTGATGATCTATGCCTACCAGTCGCCCGAAGCCATTGCCGGGCGCATCCGGGACCTCGATCTGGCACTGGTGTTGCTGGCACGATCCGATTGCACCGATGTGGTCCTCCAGGCGGCCGAGCAATGCGGTACGGCGGTAGTGGCACTATCCGTCGAAGGCAGCGAACTGATCCTGATGGGGGATGGCAAAACGCATCATCCGGCTCCGCCCGTTGCCGGTATCGAACTGCTGACCAGCGGAACGACGGGTGCGCCCAAGCATTTCCTGATGACCTATCCGCAGCTTTACCGAAGCATGATTACGGAAAACCCGACGACGACAGTCTCGACGACGCCGGGGCTGCATTATTACCCGTTCGGCAATATCTCGGGTCTGTACCAGTTGCTGCCGATCGTCGCGGTGCATCGGCCCGTGCAGATGCTGGACAAGTTCCGGGTCGAGGATTGGGTCGATTATGTCGCCACCTACAAGCCGCCCGCGCTGGGCATGCCGACGGCGGGTTACCGCATGTTGCTGGAGGCGGGCGTCGAGGATGAGCCGCTGTCCAGCCTCAAATACTTCCTGACCGGGGCGTCGGCGCTCGATCCGAACACGCATGACGAATTCGTCGCCCGGTACGGCCGGCCCATTCTTCAGTCCTACGGGGCGACCGAATTCGGCGGGGTCGTCGCCCAGATGACGCTGGAGGATCATGAAAAGTTCAGCGGCGCCAAGGTTCGTTCGGTCGGTCGACCCTGGCACGGGGCCAGACTGCGAATCAGTGATCCTGAAACGGGCGCAGAACTGCCTGCCGGCGAAATCGGACGTATCGACGTGATTTCACCGCGCATGAGCGACGATTGGATCGAGACGACCGATCTGGGGCTGATCGATGAGGATGGCTTTCTTTACCATCACGGACGGCTCGATGGCGCGATCATGCGCGGCGGCTTCAAGGTGGTCCCAGAAACTATCTCGACCACGCTTACCGCACATCCGGCGATCGCCGTTGCGGCGGCATTGGGCATGCCCGACCAGCGGCTGGGGGAAGTGCCTGTCATCGCCTATGAAGTGCGCCCTGAATGGGCGCCGCCGAGTGAGGAAGAATTGCAGAAATTCCTCACCGATCGCTTGCCCAAGCCGTCGTTGCCCGTGCGCTATCTGCGGATGGACAGGATGCCGCGCACGCCATCGCTCAAGGTCGATCTGGGGGCTGTCCGAAGGGCATTCGAGGCGGCCTGA